TCTCATGGAGGACTCGACCAGCGCCGTGACCCTCGGGGTCGCGATGAAGCAGGTCGAGTCCGACAGTCGGGCGCTGGCCGCGGCGCTGGCGGATGGCGCGGTCCGGGACCTGTCGCACGAGGAGCTGCGCGAGCTGGTCGCGACCGGGCGGGCCGTCCAGGCCCTGATCGACGCCGTCGTGCTGGCCGCGGTCGGCGAGGTCGACGCACGCGGGTCGTGCGTGCACGACGGGGCGCTGACCACCGGGGCGTGGCTG
The Actinomycetes bacterium genome window above contains:
- a CDS encoding DUF222 domain-containing protein — translated: MEDSTSAVTLGVAMKQVESDSRALAAALADGAVRDLSHEELRELVATGRAVQALIDAVVLAAVGEVDARGSCVHDGALTTGAWLRSTVTVTPAEAAGAVRTARALRGGLLPGTVAALAAGEITARHAQVIADGIHTTSSGGHRGPAPAQAVALIEPEVL